In Actinomycetota bacterium, one DNA window encodes the following:
- a CDS encoding ABC transporter permease, with protein sequence LMPAMTQLSYYDSAQARRPLVSELRNFWDYRGLIQLLVVRDLTVRYKRSALGVWWTLLNPLLTSAVLWIIFSNFFRFEIDEAPYVVFLLSGILLATSFAQGVNAAGSAIVNSSGVLSKVHVPAEVFSFASALASGVNLLITVVPLLIIQAVHPQAIVPWTVVLVVIPTLALVMLVAGLGLLVASAAVYFYDVLDLTNVLIQLVTYLIPTFYPLSIVPDRFLVFIRVNPLLAYLRVFRGFVFEGTFAAPVEFAVMGATSLTVLALGVWVFSRSWQKLVVLL encoded by the coding sequence GCTCATGCCCGCCATGACCCAGCTCTCGTACTACGACTCCGCTCAGGCCCGTCGGCCTCTCGTCAGCGAGCTTCGTAACTTCTGGGACTACCGCGGCCTGATTCAGCTCCTGGTCGTCCGGGACCTGACCGTCCGCTACAAGCGGTCCGCGCTAGGGGTCTGGTGGACCTTGCTCAACCCGCTGCTGACCTCAGCGGTGCTGTGGATCATCTTCAGCAACTTCTTCCGGTTCGAGATCGATGAAGCGCCGTACGTGGTGTTCCTCCTCTCGGGCATCCTCCTGGCCACGTCGTTCGCCCAGGGCGTGAACGCTGCTGGTTCCGCGATCGTCAACAGCTCAGGGGTCCTGTCCAAGGTCCACGTCCCGGCCGAGGTGTTCTCGTTTGCGTCCGCGCTGGCCTCCGGTGTGAACCTGCTGATCACGGTGGTGCCGCTGCTGATCATCCAAGCCGTCCACCCCCAGGCGATCGTGCCGTGGACGGTGGTGCTGGTCGTGATCCCGACCCTGGCGCTGGTCATGCTGGTGGCCGGGCTCGGCCTGCTGGTCGCCTCGGCTGCGGTGTACTTCTACGACGTCCTGGATTTGACCAACGTCCTCATCCAGCTGGTCACGTACCTGATCCCGACCTTCTACCCGCTGTCGATCGTCCCGGACCGCTTCCTGGTGTTCATCCGCGTGAACCCTCTGCTCGCCTACCTGAGGGTGTTCCGGGGGTTCGTGTTCGAGGGGACGTTCGCCGCCCCCGTGGAGTTCGCCGTCATGGGGGCGACGTCGCTGACGGTGCTGGCGCTCGGCGTGTGGGTCTTCTCCCGCAGCTGGCAGAAACTGGTGGTGCTGCTGTGA